The genomic window CCCCGACACCTCCCCGCTTCCCGACAGACGCGGCCAGAACACGCCCAACTCCACGGGAGGGTCTGACCAAGGGGACCCCACCTTAGGATCTCCTCGGCCTCCCTGCGGGCCTGAGAACAGGCGGAGGCGGCAACGGCAGGAGAGGGCGACCCTCGTGACGACCGAGCTCCCGGGCAAAGCTGGGGCCGCGTTGGGGGGTTTCATCCccgggggaggggcgcccaccagaCGCCGGGGGAGAAGTCAGGCGGGCGGTGGGAGACACACGGGTCTGGACTCGCACAGAGGACGCGGCCAGGGACTCACGCGGGCGCCGCAGGCACGGGGATGGCCAGCTTCCCACGGCTCGTCGTGAAAATGGGAAAGTTGGCGGGTGGCGAGCACAGCACACCCCGGCAGCGCCCAGGCTGCCAGGAAGCGAGCGCGCCCGCAGAGGCGCCAGGTGGGTCCGCGGGTGAGGCCGAACCTGACCATGGGTTCCGCGGCGCGGAGGCCCCTGCTGACCGCATCTGCACGGAGCGAACGGCGCGAGGGGCGGGAGGCGGCGTGGCCACACCCCACAGCCCACCGGTTCCTCGGAAAGTCGAACTCAGCGACCACGGGCTCCGGCAGTTCCTCTCCCGGGCAGAGACCACGGGGACCAGCAACGCGCGTCCGCACAAACCCTCGCGCACAAACGACCCCAGCTGCGCTGCGCGTGGCGGCCGCGGAGGAGGAACGGCCGAGCGGAGGAGGAGGCGCGCGGCCACCACGCGGCGGAGCAGCTTCCGCCATGAACGGAACAGGAGGTCGGCGCAGGCGACATCACCGACACCACGTGTGCGCCCCGGGCACACCGGCCACCGCGGCTGGGCCCTTCCCGCCTCCTTCAAGCGCAGGCCGTGCCGCGGGCTGGGTCCTGCCCAGGGCGCCTGCAGGGGAGGCCGGGCCGTCAGGCGGGGAGGAAAGGACAGAGCCGGAGGATCTGAGGAGCCCGTGGGTGAGGGGCTGGCGGGGCCGGAGGGGGTGAGCTGCAAGGACTGGGGTGGGACCACGGAGGGGACGGGTGAGCCTCGGGGACGCACGgtcactgggaggccgaggacccCCGGGGCTGGCAGGAGGTCTGTGCCCTGGGTGATGCCACTTCTCCTACTTATCTCCttttgtggccgggcgcagtggctcacgcctgtaatcccagcactttgggagaccgaggcgggcggatcacctgaggtcaggagttccagaccagcttggccaacatggtgaaaccccatctctactaaaaatacaaaaattagccaggcatggcggtgggcgcctgtaatgccagctaactcaggaggctgaggcaggagaatcgcttgaacccgggaagcagaggttgcagtgagccgagatcatgccgctgcactccagcctgggcgacaagagcgagactccgtctcaaaaaacaaacaaacaaacctctgAGTCATTTCTAAGTAAAACACTGAAACATTAATTACTAAGCATAAGTTTAAGCTTATATACTTtagtatcttatttttatttggtataggaaagctaaatatatttacacctgttaataaaaaaatttaggagATGTATCTGTGTAAAACATGAAATGGTTTTCATCTACAAATACAGTTCAAAATTACTCGCTAAGTTTTTAACTGAAAATTAGGGTCACTAAGTTAACACTGTAATTAATATATGTAACTGAAACTActaaatataagagaaaattcTGTATGTGAGATGTATAAGAAAagcagtttgtttttcttttgaacatTTCGTGTAGTAATAAGagactgtaaaatatttttatcttttgagtaaacagaaaaaaaaaaggggaaagagggagagacatTCTGTTTGCCTCACGCTGTCTTTAGTAGGCCGATTGACTGATTGGGAAACTAAGTCTCCTCTCTGTCATAGTAAAGGTTTTTGGTTTGGGAAATCTCTGAATTACCAATTTGATTAAATGAATGGCTTATTTTACAGTGACCTGTGGTCCTATTTTGAGATTGTTTTAAGCCTCTGATATTTGACTTCCCAAAACCAAATTTCAAGTCCTAACATTAAGAGTTTTTTTCACCTGAACTAACTTAGATATAACGAATAGGAACCCCAAGAAGTCTAAGGGAGATGTATGAGGCTTATGTGGTACgttaaaatcatacaggaagcatcgTCAAATGTGGGATGCTGTTGgagttatatttgtataaatgtattaacatatgttccaaaattgtatgagatTCCTAAAAATTCTGACATATCTTGGTATATGTTATCAGTCATGATTACGATTATATGTTAAACTGTTTTAaccacagaagtaaccaaattCCCTGCCAATCCTGTCTTCACCCATGGCTGCTCTGTCTTTTGTCATCCGCAGAAAATTACTGTTTTACTTTGATTCTTCTGAAAATGCAGTTtaaggtcgggcacagtggctcatgcctgtaatcccaacactttgggaggctgaggcgggtggatcacttgaggtcaggagtttgaaaccagccaggccaacgtggtaaaaccctgtctctactaaaaatacaaaatttgctgggcatggtggctcatgcctgtaatcccagctacttgggaggctgagacaggagaatcgcttgaacctgggaggcggaggttgcagtgagccaagatcgtgccactgcactccagcctgggcaacagagcgagactccatctcaaaataaataaataaataaaataaaataagctacaGTCCgaaatttgcattttcttcacGGAAATTCATGGAAAGGACATTGACAAGTATACAGACTTCTGATAACTTAGGAGATCACACCAGTAGACCAGATAAAAACTTCCAGGACTCTTATTTAAAAGCTGATGCAGTCATGAAGATTGCTAACCCAACATCATACAGAAAAaagcagccgggcgtggtggctcatgcctgtaatcccagcactttgggagggtgaggcgggtggatcacgaggtcaggagattgagatcatcctggctaacatggtgaaaccccgtccctactaaaagtacaaaaaattagccgggcgcagtggcgggcccctgtagtcccagctactggggaggctgaggcaggagaatggcgtgaacccgggaggcggagcttgcagtgagccgagattgcaccactgcactccagcctgggcgacagagcgagactccaactcaaaaaaaaaaaaaaaaaatacaaaaaattagccgggcgtgggggcaggcacctgtagtcccagctactctggaggctgaggcaggtgaatggcgtgaacccgggaggcggagcttgcagtgagccgagattgcaccactgcactccagcctgggcaacagagcgagactccaactcaaaaaaaaaaaaaaaatacaaaaaattagccgggcgtgggggcaggcacctgtagtcccagctactctggaggctgagacaggtgaatggcgtgaacccgggaggcagagcttgcagtgagtgagccaagatcgcgccactgcactccagcctgggcaacagagcgagactctgtctaaaataaaaaaaaaaaaaaaaaaaaaaaaacccagcaaattACATAGAACTGAACTGACAGAGGCCTGAAATgctttttatgattttttgttgttattgaaaCCTTGCTGACTTtttatatttcgttttccagagtcaaaaaacctttttctttctGAGCTATTTATAGCTACAGCAACTGGGTGACATATACTTTTGTGAGCAAAACTGaaacatttgtctttttctctacctgatttctcaaAAATCTGGAAGCGATTCatgagtattcttattttatggcAATGTAGTTCTTTGCATGAGTtcagtaagaatctgttttccttgtaacaggacacaattgaagACCCTGGTTATTCTACCAAGGCTTGGACTGGGATGACGTAGTTTTGGATATGACCAGATTGCTTTGAGGAATCGAGGTTCGCTTTATAGAGCCAACAAAAAGCCCCTTGGGACGACTGGACTGGTGCCCGGTTTACATAGTTCCCTTACAAGGTTCTTGGCCTTGAGGTAAggaaagaatgtcactttctgacagatCCAGGAACTTCAAGGTAGTTTGGGACCTGGAGGACAGACATTCACCCCCCAATTCATACAGGTATTATACATACACTGTGATGGGGAGCCATTGGCTTGGCTTCCTAGACATGGGAAGTGTTTGTTtgctttagagacagggtctcgctctgtcacccaggctggagtgcaatggtacgatcatagctcactgcagcctccatctcctggactcaagcgatcctcccatctcagcctcctgagtagctgggactacaggtgagcaccactatgcccaggtaatttttaaattttttgtggagacagggatcttgctatgttgcccaggttggtctcaaactcctcccaaagtgctgggattacaggcatgagccaccatacccagcctgcaAGTGGCTTTTGAAGGTCTATTCTGACCCTCTTGTAGATCATAAGCAGATGTGTGGGGTATGTCTCCCTCAAACGCTGTTATGACGCCAGCACATTACCTGTCTGATGTGGGGGAAAAAGTCTGAAATTCCTTATGGCAAAGTTCCAGCCAATTTAGAAAGGAGCCTATATGGCCAGTCACCACTGTTGTTGTACTTTaggcaaataatcaggccaaatataatcctaaaatttattttacaagtaAATTGGTCTTACCAAGATTTatctttggtagaaatggggaagtagagaaaaattatgtttcagagAAAAACTATAGCATACCTGTTACTGGATTCTAGCCCTgatcattgtattttttattttcctacaatCTGGACTAAATCCTGAACAATCTTCTGGCTACAAGTCTCAAAGAAGaacctggctgggcacagaggttcacacctataaccccagcactttgggaggcccagatgagaggatcacttgggctcaggagttcgagactagcctgggcaaggtGTCAAGAcctagtctctaccaaaaaaatttaaaaattagccggtcctggtggcaaacacctgtattcccaggtactcaggaggctaagacaagaGGATCCTTTAAGCCCAAGAGTTGAAGGCTGCGATGAGTGGgaattgtgcctctgcactccagcgtgggtgacagagcaagaccccatttctaaataaataaataaaaagaaagaagaacatgGATTTTAGTTTCTTCATGTTTTTAGTTGTCTCCCTAATGGAacaggtttgtttttttcatcCTGGCATACAAATTGGTTATAGTCCTATGTGTTACttctgagaaaattaaaattaatggtGTTCCTAAAAACTAGAGATGATTCAACAGGTGACAGCAGTTGTATAAATTAATGACTTCACTGAGACCTCATGTTTGCCACCCTATAATGCCATTCCAATTCAGTTTGTggtgttcttaaaaaaaaaatcctccctgAAATGTCTCCTCTTTCCCTGCTTGGCATGGGACAGGACTATGTGGGAATGAGCCTTCCCAGCAAGAGGGAACACTTTGACCCTCAGATTTTGATAATCAATACTTTCAAGAAGAAAGATTTTGATCAAAAGGGGggtaaatgagaaagaaaaaatcatttatcTGAGGAATGCAAAGCCCTTTTAAACTGCGGGCCCAGAAAGCCTGATGTTAAGTGCCAGAAAGCATTTCAAATGAAACCGCAGCCCCTCACTACCCCTTGAGCCAAGTAACTTCCCGCTGATGACACCAAGCCGTGGCCAATCGCGAACCAATGCCATTTCTACAAGCCAGTGAGCTCCTGGGCAACGTTCGAAACCACCTGCTCTCCGACGGgctctgttttctttaaaaacctgAGCCTCTGTCTTGTTCTCCGTTGCACCCGGTGACCCAGGCCGCCCTCGACCTCTGTGCCTGAATAAACCCACCGGGCACCACATTCTGacccttttaattattttaggttGACAACTAATACAGGACTCAGCGCCGGTGGGCAGGAAGCCAGGGCCCCTGCAGGGAGGCGCCCGTCCTTTCTCCCGGGGAGGGCAGGGCGGGCGCGCGCGTCCCACCGGGAGCGCCTCCTCCTCGGCGAGGGAGCGAAGGGCCTCCGGGTCCCGTGATGTCCTTGCTCGGAAGGCGCGGAG from Pongo abelii isolate AG06213 chromosome 13, NHGRI_mPonAbe1-v2.0_pri, whole genome shotgun sequence includes these protein-coding regions:
- the LOC129048110 gene encoding serine/arginine repetitive matrix protein 3-like isoform X1, encoding MASFPRLVVKMGKLAGGEHSTPRQRPGCQEASAPAEAPGGSAGEAEPDHGFRGAEAPADRICTERTARGAGGGVATPHSPPVPRKVELSDHGLRQFLSRAETTGTSNARPHKPSRTNDPSCAARGGRGGGTAERRRRRAATTRRSSFRHERNRRSAQATSPTPRVRPGHTGHRGWALPASFKRRPCRGLGPAQGACRGGRAVRRGGKDRAGGSEEPDTIEDPGYSTKAWTGMT
- the LOC129048110 gene encoding serine/arginine repetitive matrix protein 3-like isoform X2, whose translation is MASFPRLVVKMGKLAGGEHSTPRQRPGCQEASAPAEAPGGSAGEAEPDHGFRGAEAPADRICTERTARGAGGGVATPHSPPVPRKVELSDHGLRQFLSRAETTGTSNARPHKPSRTNDPSCAARGGRGGGTAERRRRRAATTRRSSFRHERNRRSAQATSPTPRVRPGHTGHRGWALPASFKRRPCRGLGPAQGACRGGRAVRRGGKDRAGGSEEPVGHN